A portion of the Candidatus Hydrogenedentota bacterium genome contains these proteins:
- a CDS encoding site-specific integrase, with protein sequence MQIELNNKVIEKLQPEEKPLKVFDTTVPGFHLRIQPSGYRCYYVEYRKLDGKKATYNVGSAELITLGQARKKAKEFLANRTLGKDLAEHRRQLRVHTLKSYLDDHYRLWVSAHRKTGEQTIYMVEKYFASFLNSPIGAIERAEIEKWRYREIKRGAKRTSINRRVAALRSVLTRALKDGVIPFHPLRDMEKLPEIDSQPIIRYLSQEERVRLMAALDEREEELREQRDSGNAWRRERGYAELPDLRAVEYADYMKPLVIVALATGLRRSELFSLRWSEVDFEAEIVTVRREVSKSKRERYVEMLGDSYEVLKAWRRQTPGEFVFPGDDGSPFTTVQKSWKTLIKKAQIKNFRFHDCRHDFASQLAMAGVDLYEICKLMGHSSVTVTEKYAHLCPARTSAKLAEFKAPKRTDNIVPFTKPMEA encoded by the coding sequence ATGCAAATTGAATTGAACAACAAAGTAATCGAAAAACTCCAACCCGAAGAGAAGCCCCTGAAGGTTTTCGACACAACCGTCCCAGGCTTTCATCTTCGAATTCAGCCGTCGGGTTATCGGTGTTATTACGTCGAGTACCGGAAGCTGGATGGCAAGAAAGCAACCTATAATGTCGGCTCAGCAGAACTCATCACGCTTGGGCAGGCGAGGAAAAAAGCCAAGGAATTCCTCGCGAACAGGACACTCGGAAAAGACCTCGCGGAACACCGGCGGCAACTGCGTGTTCACACACTGAAGAGTTACCTGGATGATCACTACCGTTTATGGGTTAGTGCCCACAGGAAGACGGGTGAGCAGACGATCTACATGGTGGAGAAGTATTTTGCATCCTTCCTGAACTCTCCCATCGGCGCGATCGAGCGGGCGGAAATTGAGAAGTGGCGATACCGCGAGATCAAGAGAGGCGCCAAGAGGACCAGCATCAACCGCCGCGTTGCGGCCCTAAGGTCAGTCTTGACGCGAGCGTTGAAAGACGGCGTTATCCCGTTTCATCCCCTGAGAGACATGGAGAAACTCCCCGAGATCGACTCCCAGCCCATTATTCGCTACTTGAGCCAGGAAGAGCGCGTGCGGCTTATGGCCGCGCTGGATGAGAGGGAGGAAGAACTGCGCGAGCAACGGGATTCGGGGAATGCCTGGCGGCGTGAGAGAGGCTACGCCGAGCTTCCGGATCTACGAGCGGTTGAATATGCCGACTATATGAAACCGCTGGTTATAGTGGCCTTGGCCACGGGGCTCCGAAGAAGTGAGCTGTTTTCACTGAGGTGGTCTGAGGTCGACTTCGAGGCCGAGATTGTGACGGTGCGCCGTGAAGTGTCCAAGAGCAAACGGGAACGATACGTGGAGATGCTCGGGGATTCGTATGAGGTCCTGAAGGCATGGCGCCGCCAGACTCCGGGTGAATTCGTGTTCCCTGGCGACGACGGCAGTCCCTTTACGACAGTCCAGAAATCCTGGAAAACATTGATAAAGAAGGCTCAGATCAAGAACTTCCGGTTCCATGACTGTCGACACGACTTCGCCAGCCAGCTTGCCATGGCAGGGGTGGACTTGTACGAGATCTGCAAGCTAATGGGGCACAGCAGCGTCACGGTCACCGAAAAATACGCGCACCTCTGCCCAGCCCGCACGTCTGCCAAACTTGCGGAGTTCAAAGCACCGAAGCGGACAGACAATATCGTGCCATTCACGAAACCCATGGAAGCGTGA
- a CDS encoding LamG domain-containing protein, with the protein MMFWLYPVLILLAVCVSGACAADAVPSLWWRLDEDGRDASGNGRHLENHGVEFGASVPDGTRAARFDGRSAYLELPAQDAPPFGAGDFSLSLWVYTEQSLDDNLGDLVSKYDAQSRSGLNFGILTCSGVSNSQPNYRTVHFGIDHGQMDAQWTDCGRPGNAVFIFGMAVYKGDLYAATCEPAAGDSGRVYRYAGGSNWIDCGSPDASNAVASLAVYDGQLYAGTSWYDTTGSALPASPNTTPGGKVYRYDGGTQWTYCGTLSNPDTGESNTMGGMGVYGGKLYATTLKQDGFGLYRFEGGTQWTYCGNPGRRVLNPCVFNGALYMVSYDAPGGPFRFDGKEWAYVGKTIDPPIHQDYSFAVYGGRMHVSTWPNAYVYRMEENGTWTACGRPGDEMETMGMMVYNGALYTGTLPSGRVYRYDAEGAWTPIGQQLDTAEGKYRRAWSMAVYQGKLFCGTLPSGKVFCIEAGKNATYDHALEPGWRHLAAVREGGRLRLHVDGRLAATGAPFDAAQFDLANGEPLRLGAGTGDLFNGWMRDVRVYEKALSGEEIQALCRAGFGGT; encoded by the coding sequence ATGATGTTCTGGCTGTACCCGGTGCTTATTCTGCTTGCGGTATGCGTGTCCGGCGCTTGTGCGGCGGATGCCGTGCCAAGCCTGTGGTGGCGGCTCGACGAGGACGGCCGGGACGCCTCGGGCAATGGCCGGCACCTCGAGAATCACGGCGTCGAGTTCGGCGCATCGGTTCCGGACGGGACCCGTGCGGCGCGGTTCGACGGACGTTCGGCCTATCTCGAGTTGCCCGCTCAGGACGCGCCCCCCTTTGGCGCGGGCGATTTTTCGCTGTCGTTGTGGGTGTACACGGAACAGTCGCTGGATGACAACCTCGGCGACCTCGTGAGCAAGTACGACGCCCAATCGCGCAGCGGCCTCAACTTCGGCATCCTGACCTGCTCGGGGGTGTCCAACTCGCAGCCCAACTACCGGACCGTCCATTTCGGCATCGACCACGGCCAGATGGATGCGCAATGGACGGATTGTGGCCGCCCGGGCAACGCCGTGTTCATCTTCGGCATGGCCGTGTACAAGGGCGACCTGTACGCAGCAACGTGCGAGCCGGCAGCGGGAGACTCGGGCCGGGTATACCGGTACGCGGGAGGCTCGAACTGGATTGATTGCGGCAGTCCGGACGCAAGCAATGCCGTAGCGTCGCTTGCGGTCTACGACGGACAGCTCTACGCGGGAACTTCGTGGTACGACACCACCGGTTCGGCGCTGCCGGCATCGCCCAACACGACGCCCGGCGGCAAGGTCTACCGTTATGACGGCGGCACCCAATGGACGTACTGCGGGACCCTTTCCAACCCGGATACCGGCGAATCCAACACCATGGGCGGAATGGGCGTATACGGCGGGAAGTTGTACGCGACCACGCTCAAACAGGACGGGTTCGGCCTGTACCGTTTCGAGGGCGGCACCCAATGGACGTATTGCGGCAATCCGGGCCGTCGCGTGCTGAATCCCTGCGTTTTCAACGGCGCCCTCTACATGGTTTCGTACGACGCGCCCGGCGGCCCGTTCCGTTTCGACGGAAAAGAATGGGCGTACGTCGGCAAGACCATCGACCCGCCCATCCATCAGGACTACTCGTTCGCCGTGTACGGCGGGCGAATGCATGTATCGACCTGGCCCAACGCCTACGTGTACCGCATGGAGGAAAACGGCACGTGGACGGCGTGCGGACGTCCCGGCGACGAAATGGAAACCATGGGCATGATGGTTTACAACGGTGCTCTGTATACCGGCACACTCCCTTCGGGGCGGGTGTACCGGTATGACGCCGAAGGCGCGTGGACGCCCATCGGGCAGCAACTGGACACCGCCGAGGGCAAGTACCGGCGGGCGTGGTCCATGGCCGTGTACCAGGGCAAGCTCTTCTGCGGCACACTCCCGTCGGGCAAGGTATTCTGCATCGAGGCAGGCAAGAACGCGACCTATGATCATGCGCTCGAACCGGGGTGGCGGCATCTGGCAGCCGTCCGCGAAGGGGGGCGGCTCCGTCTGCATGTTGACGGCCGCCTGGCCGCGACGGGTGCCCCATTCGATGCTGCGCAGTTCGACCTCGCCAACGGCGAGCCGCTGCGGCTCGGCGCTGGCACGGGCGATCTGTTCAACGGCTGGATGAGGGACGTGCGCGTCTACGAAAAGGCGCTATCCGGCGAGGAAATCCAAGCACTTTGCCGCGCCGGGTTTGGCGGCACGTGA
- a CDS encoding sugar phosphate isomerase/epimerase family protein, whose protein sequence is MKIGFNMLLWTPFVTEDHFPLFEKLKAVGYDGVEVPLFSGEPLHYAKVARALNGHGLSCTAVTVIPDRTHNPISADKGDRDRAAAYLKWAVDCAAELHAEVLCGPYYQPLGVFSGKGPTEEEKKRAAEVHWNMACVAQDAGVLLTIEALNRFECYFLNTLRDAADYVRRVQHPNFKAMYDTFHGNVEEKDPVGCIRDYAGVLGHFHVSASDRGTPGRDHVPWAETFRALRCAGYDGWLTIEAFGRTLPDLAATTCVWRDLSGSPEEVYTEGFHLIAQGMKEQVPA, encoded by the coding sequence ATGAAAATCGGTTTCAACATGTTGCTTTGGACACCGTTCGTGACAGAGGACCACTTCCCTCTGTTTGAGAAGTTGAAGGCGGTGGGCTACGACGGCGTCGAGGTCCCTCTTTTCAGCGGCGAGCCCCTTCATTACGCCAAGGTGGCCCGTGCGTTGAACGGCCACGGGCTCAGCTGTACAGCGGTCACGGTCATTCCCGACAGAACCCATAACCCAATCAGCGCCGATAAGGGCGATCGCGACAGGGCGGCGGCATATCTCAAGTGGGCGGTGGACTGCGCCGCCGAGCTGCACGCGGAAGTGCTGTGCGGGCCATACTATCAGCCGCTCGGCGTCTTTTCCGGGAAGGGCCCGACCGAAGAGGAGAAGAAACGGGCGGCGGAAGTGCACTGGAACATGGCCTGCGTCGCCCAGGATGCTGGGGTCCTGTTAACGATCGAGGCGTTGAACCGTTTCGAGTGCTATTTCCTGAATACTCTGCGTGATGCGGCCGACTACGTGAGGCGTGTGCAACACCCAAACTTCAAGGCCATGTACGACACGTTTCACGGAAACGTCGAAGAAAAGGACCCCGTCGGCTGTATTCGAGACTACGCCGGTGTGCTGGGACATTTTCACGTGTCGGCGAGCGACCGCGGCACTCCTGGACGGGACCACGTGCCGTGGGCCGAGACTTTTCGGGCACTGCGGTGCGCCGGCTACGACGGCTGGTTGACAATCGAGGCTTTCGGGCGCACGTTGCCCGACCTCGCCGCCACGACCTGCGTATGGCGCGACCTCTCCGGGAGCCCTGAAGAGGTCTACACGGAGGGATTTCATCTGATCGCGCAGGGCATGAAAGAACAAGTTCCTGCTTGA
- a CDS encoding sodium/solute symporter (Members of the Solute:Sodium Symporter (SSS), TC 2.A.21 as described in tcdb.org, catalyze solute:Na+ symport. Known solutes for members of the family include sugars, amino acids, nucleosides, inositols, vitamins, urea or anions, depending on the system.) translates to MGSFGFIDTGVIFVYFAVLLAMGWYFARRAKSTEQYFVAGRSYPGWLIGVSLFGAAISSITFVAYPADAFKTSYLRYVICLMLPVAVWIASRLILPFFRRGKITSVFEYLEKRFGPGARTYGATVFILAQCIRLAMIQYLTALLIQKVTGWDAAWCILLGSAVTAYYTVAGGMEAVIWTDFVQSVLLTLGGVLILLTIIVKLPGSVAQLVQVASENGKFGVSELGPDGALQPIPWGLALSHKTVLMLLIVGLAQWLADYTTNQEVVQKYCASKSTKDARRAMWICCWFCVPTWGYFMFVGTGLYVFYHVFPDVRANEMLTGARKAEEILPYFVTTQLRTGVSGLVVAAVLAAAMSSMSSAMNSVSAVAITDLYRRYWVKGRADEHYVRAARWCTLFSALAMVAGAFWLLYSEQKTLQDLWTELQSIAAGGLLGLFFLGFFTTRGDGRSVGLGIALAVGFSAVMSLAGLGWLPERVCEGIRAHFDGYYTGFMGHVIMFALGYAAARVLPKRHRDLTNLTVWTQEKGSAQETP, encoded by the coding sequence TTGGGATCGTTCGGATTCATCGACACCGGCGTAATCTTCGTCTACTTCGCGGTGCTGCTGGCGATGGGCTGGTACTTTGCCCGGCGCGCGAAGAGTACGGAGCAGTACTTCGTGGCGGGCCGCTCGTATCCGGGCTGGCTCATCGGCGTATCGCTTTTCGGGGCCGCCATCAGTTCGATAACCTTTGTCGCCTATCCTGCCGACGCGTTCAAGACCAGCTACCTGCGCTACGTGATCTGTCTGATGCTGCCGGTTGCCGTGTGGATTGCGTCGCGGTTGATCCTTCCGTTCTTCCGGCGCGGCAAAATCACTTCGGTCTTCGAATACCTCGAGAAACGATTCGGCCCGGGCGCGAGAACGTACGGCGCGACGGTTTTCATCTTGGCGCAATGCATCCGGCTGGCGATGATCCAGTATTTGACGGCGCTGCTTATTCAGAAGGTCACGGGCTGGGACGCGGCCTGGTGCATCCTGCTCGGTAGCGCGGTGACCGCGTACTATACGGTTGCAGGCGGCATGGAAGCGGTCATCTGGACCGATTTCGTGCAGTCGGTGCTCCTGACGCTTGGAGGCGTGCTGATCCTGTTGACGATCATTGTGAAACTCCCGGGAAGCGTAGCGCAGCTCGTTCAAGTCGCATCGGAAAACGGGAAGTTTGGGGTCAGCGAGTTGGGTCCGGACGGCGCGCTTCAGCCTATACCGTGGGGATTGGCCCTGTCGCATAAGACCGTGCTGATGCTCTTGATTGTCGGGCTGGCCCAGTGGCTGGCCGACTATACCACGAACCAGGAAGTGGTTCAGAAGTACTGTGCCTCAAAATCGACGAAGGACGCACGGCGCGCGATGTGGATCTGCTGCTGGTTCTGCGTGCCGACGTGGGGGTACTTCATGTTTGTCGGCACGGGGCTCTACGTGTTCTACCACGTGTTTCCGGATGTGCGCGCCAATGAAATGCTCACGGGCGCGCGTAAGGCTGAGGAGATACTCCCCTACTTCGTCACGACCCAGCTCCGGACGGGCGTTTCGGGGCTGGTCGTCGCAGCGGTGCTCGCGGCGGCCATGTCGAGTATGTCATCCGCGATGAACTCGGTCTCGGCGGTGGCGATCACGGACCTGTACAGGCGGTACTGGGTCAAAGGACGCGCAGACGAGCATTACGTGCGCGCTGCGAGGTGGTGCACCCTGTTCAGCGCCTTGGCCATGGTCGCAGGCGCGTTCTGGCTGCTGTATTCCGAGCAGAAGACGTTGCAGGATCTGTGGACCGAGCTGCAGTCGATCGCGGCGGGCGGGTTGCTCGGTCTGTTCTTCCTGGGTTTCTTCACGACCCGGGGCGACGGGCGCTCGGTCGGGCTGGGGATCGCGCTCGCGGTGGGGTTCTCGGCGGTGATGTCGCTCGCCGGGCTCGGCTGGCTGCCCGAGCGGGTCTGCGAAGGCATCCGCGCGCACTTCGACGGGTACTATACGGGGTTCATGGGCCACGTCATCATGTTCGCTCTAGGTTATGCCGCGGCCCGGGTACTCCCGAAACGCCATCGCGACCTCACCAACCTTACCGTCTGGACCCAGGAGAAAGGGTCTGCTCAAGAGACGCCCTGA
- a CDS encoding CHC2 zinc finger domain-containing protein encodes MRNQAKRIKECVSPQEFYREQLPCLPPPKRDAGWVSGGLCPFHDDRRTGNFRVNLNTGAFKCFACGARGGDVIDFLQRRDKLTFCEALKALKNMWGVAP; translated from the coding sequence ATGCGTAACCAGGCAAAAAGAATAAAGGAGTGTGTGTCTCCGCAGGAGTTCTATCGGGAACAGCTTCCCTGCCTGCCGCCCCCCAAACGTGACGCCGGTTGGGTAAGCGGCGGACTTTGCCCATTTCATGACGACCGCCGCACCGGGAACTTTCGAGTGAACCTCAACACCGGTGCCTTCAAGTGCTTCGCTTGCGGCGCGAGGGGCGGCGATGTCATCGACTTCCTGCAACGTCGCGATAAACTAACCTTTTGCGAGGCCCTCAAGGCCCTCAAGAACATGTGGGGTGTGGCGCCATGA
- a CDS encoding YfjI family protein, with product MSRVPGWDGFEPIPREPGDDLLDELLEELTRQSQSIPPDWLGNDAWPQPIPLRPYEPPPWPAGAFPADIEEYVNSLSEATETPVELAACVVLAILATCVQGKYAVKIKDGYYEPLCLWTSCALPSGSRKSAVHSSAVTPLITWERSQRERIEPEIKRLESETETILARIKKLRGKAAEPANENPQNIQKQIEELEASLPLIPIVPRVWASDITPEHLGTLMAQQEGRMALLCDEAGILETIGGRYANGIPNLDLFLQGHSGTPVRVDRGSRPSVSIDKPALSVALMPQPVVIHALANKSEFRGRGLLARFLYTMPDHNLGFRTGDKPPVPDRVVQRYATIIVALLNRKGRASGNGTESPHILSLAPEAYDRWKDLSAELEKEMADGGKYEHLRDWAGKLPGAAGRIAAIFHVTRYAFENERNHLISLEEMEAATELARVFCKHALIAFDEMGADRTRDDARSILGWIRREKCASFSKRDVQRALQCTFKKSEEIDEPLAILADRHYIRQINEAKKPAGGRPSEKYEVNPDVFQVSEKP from the coding sequence ATGTCTCGGGTTCCGGGTTGGGACGGGTTCGAGCCAATACCTCGAGAGCCTGGCGATGACCTCTTGGATGAATTGCTTGAGGAACTGACAAGGCAGTCTCAGTCCATTCCCCCCGACTGGTTGGGGAATGACGCGTGGCCGCAGCCAATTCCGTTGCGACCATACGAACCACCACCTTGGCCAGCCGGTGCCTTCCCAGCCGATATCGAGGAATACGTTAACTCACTATCCGAGGCCACTGAGACTCCCGTTGAACTGGCTGCGTGTGTTGTGTTGGCGATTCTCGCAACATGCGTTCAAGGTAAGTATGCGGTGAAAATCAAGGATGGCTACTATGAGCCGCTTTGCCTCTGGACTAGTTGCGCTCTGCCCTCCGGTTCCCGGAAAAGTGCAGTTCATTCCAGTGCCGTCACCCCCCTGATTACGTGGGAACGGTCGCAGCGGGAACGCATCGAACCGGAAATCAAGAGACTTGAATCCGAGACCGAGACAATCCTCGCAAGGATCAAGAAGCTTCGCGGAAAAGCGGCCGAGCCGGCAAACGAGAATCCCCAGAACATCCAAAAGCAAATCGAAGAGCTTGAGGCAAGCCTTCCATTGATACCCATTGTGCCACGTGTATGGGCAAGTGATATCACTCCCGAGCATCTCGGGACGCTCATGGCGCAGCAGGAAGGTCGTATGGCATTGCTGTGCGATGAAGCAGGCATTCTTGAAACCATCGGTGGCCGCTACGCCAATGGAATTCCGAATCTTGACCTGTTCCTGCAAGGTCACTCGGGCACTCCTGTTCGCGTGGACCGAGGCTCGCGGCCATCGGTCTCAATAGACAAGCCCGCCTTGTCCGTTGCGTTGATGCCGCAGCCGGTGGTAATCCACGCGCTTGCAAACAAGTCAGAATTCCGGGGCCGTGGACTACTGGCGCGCTTCCTCTACACGATGCCAGACCACAACCTGGGCTTTCGCACTGGCGACAAGCCGCCCGTGCCGGACCGCGTTGTCCAGAGGTACGCCACAATCATTGTCGCCCTACTTAATCGGAAGGGTAGAGCAAGCGGCAACGGAACGGAGTCTCCTCACATACTAAGTCTTGCCCCTGAAGCCTATGACCGTTGGAAGGACTTATCTGCGGAGCTCGAAAAGGAAATGGCGGACGGTGGGAAATACGAACACCTTCGTGACTGGGCAGGTAAACTGCCGGGTGCCGCTGGTCGTATAGCGGCCATTTTCCATGTGACCCGCTACGCATTCGAAAATGAGCGCAACCACCTCATCTCGTTGGAGGAGATGGAGGCGGCAACCGAACTGGCGCGGGTGTTCTGCAAACATGCCCTGATCGCCTTCGACGAGATGGGCGCTGACCGTACGCGCGACGATGCGCGGTCTATCCTGGGGTGGATTCGCAGGGAAAAGTGCGCGTCCTTCTCCAAACGCGATGTCCAACGCGCTCTTCAATGCACCTTCAAGAAGAGCGAGGAAATTGATGAACCTCTCGCCATTCTGGCGGACCGGCACTATATCCGCCAAATCAATGAGGCGAAAAAGCCCGCCGGAGGTCGCCCCAGCGAAAAATACGAGGTGAATCCGGATGTATTTCAAGTGTCAGAAAAACCATGA
- a CDS encoding helix-turn-helix domain-containing protein: MGRVPDTDKNSRQLKHLTDQHLEMIRRAVAGQRVGKIASEMGVHRTTVSRVLNSRLGRECRARLHGEMDRMVAKAGAWLPFARIVPGIMRK, from the coding sequence GTGGGACGTGTGCCAGATACAGACAAAAACTCACGGCAACTGAAGCATCTCACGGACCAGCATCTCGAGATGATTCGCAGGGCTGTGGCCGGGCAGCGGGTTGGTAAGATCGCCTCCGAAATGGGCGTCCACCGCACCACGGTTTCCAGGGTGCTGAACAGCCGCCTGGGCAGGGAGTGCCGGGCACGACTGCACGGCGAAATGGACCGCATGGTTGCGAAGGCAGGGGCCTGGCTGCCGTTCGCGCGCATTGTGCCTGGCATCATGAGGAAATAG
- a CDS encoding helix-turn-helix domain-containing protein: protein MKVQVKALTEREACRYLSVSRSFLAQGRIYGHLPGRTPTPPFYKVGRMVRYRVEDLDAWLEAYRQSPKGGEHA, encoded by the coding sequence ATGAAAGTACAAGTGAAAGCGCTCACAGAAAGAGAGGCCTGCAGGTATCTGAGTGTTTCGCGCAGTTTTCTTGCGCAGGGTCGCATCTACGGCCACCTGCCCGGAAGAACACCAACACCCCCATTCTACAAGGTTGGACGAATGGTGAGGTACCGGGTCGAGGATCTCGATGCCTGGTTGGAAGCCTATCGCCAGAGTCCGAAAGGAGGCGAACATGCGTAA
- a CDS encoding right-handed parallel beta-helix repeat-containing protein: MRWSAVGVVVAVAASLAFVKATFAENAPAATFYVSTQGKDSWPGTSAAPLPDGSNGSFATLEAARDAARQLGADVPRRLVVAGGSYFLTQALLLDQRDNGLTIEAEAGTQPILYGGTRIEGWQPDGDRFWAAPISAVADGPWDFRMLSVNGRFCKRARLPREGAFEHLTAFDVPWMSTTGGGWKRKPTDQELTTMQYRPEDLGPWFDVKNAELTIYHMWDESLVGVARMDTDTSTLTFSTPAEHPPGAFGVKRYTVWNLREGMTEPGQWYLDRTAGKVVYWPLPEEDMASAVVIAPRTAVLLRIKGADDNLARGITIRGLGLSVTNTPLKAGGFGALRFEGALTAAQAADCVFADLEIFNAGGYGLKTWKLDTSRVERCHVHHCGAGGIAAEGVEGIVADNRIHDVGLAYPSALGLRCGGANLQIIHNEIHDTPYTGICGGGKGLVIASNRIYRVMRELHDGAAIYVGFCKDITLRGNYACDIEDTGGYGASAYYLDEQAENCLVEGNVSVNVARPSHNHMAVNNTIRHNVFVTQGAAQITLQKSSEYTIEGNIVRAGGDITITNVDGVKMFRNNVLFSGTGKVNWHIMENYKSTGERPIEAANGNILGDPLLLDCAGGTIRLDPASPALALGFPPVDVSNAGPRTATAP, translated from the coding sequence ATGCGATGGTCCGCCGTCGGGGTTGTCGTCGCAGTAGCGGCCAGTCTGGCTTTCGTGAAGGCGACATTCGCCGAGAATGCGCCCGCCGCCACGTTCTACGTGAGCACGCAGGGCAAAGACAGCTGGCCGGGAACAAGCGCAGCCCCTTTGCCGGACGGTTCGAACGGGTCCTTCGCGACGCTCGAAGCGGCGCGCGATGCCGCGCGCCAACTGGGCGCGGACGTTCCGCGCCGGCTGGTCGTGGCGGGAGGTTCCTACTTCCTGACGCAAGCCCTGCTGCTCGACCAGCGCGATAACGGCCTGACCATCGAAGCGGAAGCGGGGACGCAGCCCATCCTCTACGGCGGAACACGCATCGAGGGCTGGCAGCCCGACGGAGACCGGTTCTGGGCCGCGCCGATTTCCGCCGTGGCGGATGGCCCGTGGGATTTCCGCATGTTGTCAGTCAATGGCCGGTTCTGCAAACGGGCCCGGCTGCCGCGCGAGGGCGCCTTCGAGCACCTGACCGCGTTCGACGTCCCCTGGATGAGCACAACGGGCGGGGGCTGGAAACGCAAGCCAACGGACCAGGAATTGACCACCATGCAGTACCGCCCCGAGGATCTCGGGCCGTGGTTCGATGTCAAAAACGCCGAGTTGACGATCTATCACATGTGGGACGAGTCCCTCGTCGGCGTGGCGCGAATGGACACCGATACCTCGACACTTACGTTCTCGACACCTGCCGAGCACCCGCCAGGGGCGTTCGGCGTGAAGCGTTACACCGTCTGGAATCTGCGCGAGGGCATGACCGAGCCCGGCCAGTGGTACCTCGACCGGACCGCGGGCAAGGTGGTGTATTGGCCGCTGCCGGAAGAAGATATGGCCTCGGCGGTCGTTATCGCCCCGCGAACCGCCGTGCTCCTGCGCATCAAGGGCGCGGACGACAACTTGGCGCGCGGGATCACGATCCGGGGACTTGGCTTGTCCGTGACCAATACGCCTCTGAAGGCGGGCGGATTCGGCGCGCTCCGTTTTGAGGGCGCATTGACAGCCGCGCAGGCGGCGGATTGCGTGTTTGCAGACCTGGAAATCTTCAATGCGGGCGGATATGGCCTCAAGACCTGGAAACTCGACACATCGCGGGTCGAGCGGTGCCACGTTCACCATTGCGGAGCGGGCGGTATCGCGGCGGAAGGCGTCGAGGGAATTGTGGCGGATAACCGTATTCACGACGTCGGTCTGGCCTATCCCAGCGCACTCGGCCTGCGCTGTGGCGGCGCCAACCTCCAAATCATCCACAACGAGATCCACGACACCCCCTACACCGGCATCTGCGGCGGCGGAAAAGGGCTCGTCATCGCCTCGAACCGTATCTACCGGGTCATGCGCGAGCTGCACGACGGCGCTGCCATCTATGTCGGATTCTGCAAGGACATAACCTTGCGCGGAAACTACGCCTGCGACATCGAAGACACCGGCGGTTACGGCGCATCGGCATATTACCTCGACGAGCAGGCCGAGAACTGCCTCGTCGAAGGCAACGTATCGGTGAATGTCGCGCGGCCCTCACACAATCACATGGCCGTCAACAACACCATCCGTCACAACGTCTTCGTCACCCAAGGCGCCGCCCAGATCACCCTGCAGAAGAGCAGCGAATACACCATCGAGGGCAACATCGTCCGGGCCGGCGGCGATATCACCATCACCAACGTGGACGGCGTGAAAATGTTCAGGAATAACGTTCTCTTCAGCGGAACCGGCAAGGTGAATTGGCACATCATGGAGAACTACAAATCCACCGGCGAAAGGCCCATCGAGGCCGCCAACGGCAACATCCTCGGCGACCCGTTGCTCCTCGACTGCGCGGGCGGCACGATCCGGCTCGACCCCGCATCCCCCGCCCTCGCGCTAGGGTTTCCTCCCGTCGATGTGAGCAACGCCGGCCCGCGGACGGCGACAGCGCCGTGA